Genomic segment of Cydia fagiglandana chromosome 16, ilCydFagi1.1, whole genome shotgun sequence:
ggaaaaaaacggaacccttataggatcactcgagcgtctgtctgtccgaccattccccccccctttatctctgaaactactgggcctaaaatttagaaaaaaatacacaaaataggactttacctatagatgacagagtGAGTCGGACTACGTATATACGTGTATACGTGAGTAtacgtacggaacccttagaacgcgagtccgagtcgcacttgaccgttttttttattaaatcagCTTAGATTTTAAGTTATGGAAGGAAAATATGAAAGATTGAACTTTTGTGCTTTAAAGTGACAGTCATTTTGTGGCTTAAATCTTGACATTATCACTTCGCGCCAAACAGGGGGTCCTGGGTCATTTTCTGAGAATATGTATGGTTGCGTCTAATTGCCACAactcttttcatacattttgtatgggtcGTGGCAAGTAGACCGCAGACATATTTTTTGGGTATGAAAAACCGCCCCCTAAAACTAACAAGAATTAAAACCTTTTTGCACTAGTAATAGGCCAGATGTTAAAAAACAATTGCGGCTGTCAATGTCACAAACATTTCAATCTAAAACTCATTTTCCACAACGTTCTCGGTTTTCTAAAAAGCTATGGCTCAAACGCTCTCGCCGTTTTTCCGCTCGCCCTGGACAGACTTGACGGGTGGGCTTGTCTCCCACCAGCTCTTCGGACGCTGCGCTAACATGGAAATGGACATGATGGACTGCCTGGAAGAGTACGGACTGGACCGCGGCATGAGGAAGTGCAAGGACCT
This window contains:
- the LOC134672337 gene encoding NADH dehydrogenase [ubiquinone] iron-sulfur protein 5-like; the protein is MAQTLSPFFRSPWTDLTGGLVSHQLFGRCANMEMDMMDCLEEYGLDRGMRKCKDLIEEFKECHTLTLQFKRFYAIRAERERQIAEGKLKGECRYVTPKVDSY